The Setaria italica strain Yugu1 chromosome IX, Setaria_italica_v2.0, whole genome shotgun sequence genome has a window encoding:
- the LOC101761370 gene encoding 24-methylenesterol C-methyltransferase 2, translating into MEPATMAWTAAVVGVGLVYWFVWVMGAAEVKGKRAVDLKMGSITRDKVQDKYTQYWSFFRRPKETATTAASAEKVPAFVDTFYNLVTDIYEWGWGQSFHFSPSLPGRSHRDATRVHEERVADLLGAKPGHRVLDVGCGVGGPMRAIAAHSGSNVVGITINEYQVNRARAHNRKAGLDSRCEVVCGNFLSMPFPDASFDGAYSIEATCHAPKLQDVYGEVFRVLKPGGLYVSYEWVTTSLYRAEDPDHVECIHGIERGDALPGLRRQDEIASIAKEVGFEVLKEQDLALPPALPWWTRLKMGRVAYWRNSLVVRVLTLLRIAPKGVSEVHEMLYETAQHLTRGGETGIFTPMHMVLLRKPAAASEEAK; encoded by the coding sequence atggagccggcgacgatggcgtggacggcggcggtggtcggGGTGGGGCTGGTGTACTGGTTCGTCTGGGTGATGGGCGCGGCGGAGGTGAAGGGCAAGCGGGCGGTGGATCTCAAGATGGGATCCATCACGCGGGACAAGGTGCAGGACAAGTACACGCAGTACTGGTCCTTCTTCCGCCGCCCCAAGGagacggccaccaccgccgcctccgccgagaAGGTGCCCGCCTTCGTCGACACCTTCTACAACCTCGTCACCGACATCTACGAGTGGGGGTGGGGCCAGTCCTTCCACTTCTCCCCATCCCTCCCGGGCCGCTCCCACCGCGACGCCACCCGCGTCCACGAGGAGCGCGTCGCCGACCTCCTCGGCGCCAAGCCGGGCCACCGCGTCCTCGACGTCGGCTGCGGCGTCGGCGGGCCCATGCGCGCCATCGCCGCCCACTCCGGCTCCAACGTCGTCGGCATCACCATCAACGAGTACCAGGTCAACCGCGCCCGCGCGCACAACCGCAAGGCCGGCCTCGACTCCCGCTGCGAGGTCGTCTGCGGCAACTTCCTCTCCATGCCCTTCCCCGACGCGTCCTTCGACGGCGCCTACTCCATCGAGGCCACCTGCCATGCGCCCAAGCTGCAGGACGTCTACGGCGAGGTCTTCCGCGTCCTCAAGCCCGGCGGCCTCTACGTCTCCTACGAGTGGGTCACCACCTCGCTGTACCGCGCCGAGGACCCGGACCACGTCGAGTGCATCCACGGCATCGAGCGCGGCGACGCGCTCCCGGGCCTGCGCCGCCAGGACGAGATCGCGTCCATCGCCAAGGAGGTCGGCTTCGAGGTGCTCAAGGAGCAGGACCTGGCGCTGCCCCCCGCGCTGCCGTGGTGGACGCGCCTCAAGATGGGCCGCGTCGCCTACTGGCGCAACTCCCTCGTCGTCCGCGTGCTCACCTTGCTCCGGATCGCCCCCAAGGGCGTGTCCGAGGTGCACGAGATGCTCTACGAGACCGCGCAGCACCTCACCCGCGGCGGCGAGACCGGCATCTTCACGCCCATGCATATGGTGCTCCTCCGCAAGCCCGCCGCCGCATCTGAGGAGGCGAAATAG
- the LOC101761762 gene encoding transcription factor bHLH61, with protein MELDEETFLDELMSLRREASASAPWQGYQPGGGVMMSDLLFYGGEAGADATSSGGMDLSPFQELAPIQPVAPPQRPHEDFNFDCLSEVCNPYRSCVAVPEEAAPGQTLVAPLHDAMAEEETSGDKGLYYGGGGSPTFVFGGGAGESSEMAIIRGVGGPHHRSKLHGAPSKNLMAERRRRKRLNDRLSMLRSIVPKISKMDRTSILGDTIDYVKELTERIKVLEEEIGASPEDLNLLNTLKDSSNSSNEMMVRNSTKFDVENRGDGNTRIEICCPTNPGVLLSTVSALEVLGLEIEQCVVSCFSDFGMQASCLQEDGERQVISTEEIKQALFRSAGYGGRCL; from the exons ATGGAGCTCGATGAGGAGACGTTCTTGGACGAGCTCATGTCGCTGCGGCgggaggcgtcggcgtcggcgccgtgGCAGGGCTACCAGCCCGGAggcggcgtgatgatgagcGACCTCCTCTTCTACGGCGGCGAAGCAGGCGCCGACGCGACAAGCAGCGGCGGCATGGACCTGTCGCCGTTCCAGGAGCTGGCGCCCATACAGCCGGTGGCGCCACCGCAGCGCCCGCAcgaggacttcaacttcgacTGCCTGAGCGAGGTATGCAACCCTTACAGGAGCTGCGTCGCCGttccggaggaggcggcgcccggACAGACGCTCGTCGCTCCTCTCCACGACGccatggcggaggaggagacgagCGGTGACAAGGGACTGTATTATGGAGGCGGGGGGTCCCCGACGTTCGTGTTCGGAGGAGGCGCCGGCGAGAGCTCGGAGATGGCCATCATCAGGGGTGTCGGCGGCCCACACCACAGGAGCAAGCTCCACGGCGCGCCGTCAAAGAATCTCATGGCTGAGAGGCGCCGGAGGAAGCGCCTCAACGACCGGCTCTCCATGCTCCGTTCCATTGTTCCCAAGATCAGCAAG ATGGACAGGACATCCATTCTTGGGGACACCATTGACTATGTGAAGGAGTTGACAGAGCGGATCAAAGTCCTCGAAGAGGAGATCggcgcctcgcccgaggacctGAACCTTCTGAATACCTTGAAAGATTCGTCCAACAGTAGCAATGAGATGATGGTGAGGAACTCCACCAAG TTCGACGTCGAGAATCGTGGAGACGGGAATACGAGGATCGAGATCTGCTGCCCGACAAACCCCGGGGTGCTGCTGTCGACGGTAAGCGCGCTGGAGGTGCTGGGGCTGGAGATCGAGCAGTGCGTGGTGAGCTGCTTCAGCGACTTTGGCATGCAGGCCTCTTGCTTACAA GAGGACGGGGAGAGGCAAGTAATAAGCACCGAAGAGATAAAGCAGGCATTGTTTAGGAGTGCTGGCTATGGAGGGAGGTGTCTCTAG
- the LOC101762173 gene encoding ankyrin repeat domain-containing protein, chloroplastic, translating to MTPPAISHHHHHRLLLPFPSPIQTLNPFSTSSARLRHQLPKPIVLSLSLRPAFSSAFAVAAVDDDEDVVVGDCLVFDDDAFEEPDLDLPSSAPPPRASRYGRRAEASGGGSLVPEKWRDAEEEINLTKKEKRRIAHGMRFGSRLERRAPPAVTAPGEFRAYRKGMLQAEREHVADVYRGPLERTLPPEKVEEPLPPEPGTRVAPKNPRMGMDGGSLEDIAEFFSSREYASDETEDSKNPKSRHKLFSNEEKVLLNKRVPDLDAAASSKWPPLHTLAASGDFYLLDSLLKHNVDINALDKDGLPAIHKAILSKKAAIINYLLRNSANPFIQDKDGATLMHYAVQAACSQTIKTLLLYNVDINRPDDYGWTPLHLAVQTQRTDIVKLLLIKGADRNLKTQDGLTPLELCLRLGHHARTYELLKLLKSFRGKKQRDSVYLEGV from the exons ATGACGCCGCCCGCCatctcccaccaccaccaccaccgcctcctcctccccttcccttccccgaTCCAAACCCTAAACCCattctccacctcctccgctcgcctccgccatcAACTCCCCAAACCAATTGTCCTATCCCTATCGCTCCGACCGGCCTTCTCCTCTGCCTTCGCGGTCGCtgccgtcgacgacgacgaggatgtCGTCGTCGGGGATTGCCTCGTGTTCGACGACGATGCCTTCGAGGAACCGGACCTCGACCTCCCCTCTTCCGCACCGCCTCCGAGGGCCTCCCGATACGGCCGAAGGGCGGAGGCCAGCGGCGGTGGGAGTCTGGTGCCGGAGAAGTGGAGGGACGCCGAGGAGGAGATCAACCTGACTAAGAAGGAGAAGCGCCGCATCGCGCACGGGATGCGGTTCGGGAGCCGCCTCGAGCGGCGGGCGCCACCGGCCGTGACCGCCCCTGGCGAATTCCGCGCGTACCGCAAGGGGATGCTGCAGGCGGAGCGTGAACACGTTGCTGACGTATACCGGGGGCCGCTGGAGAGGACTCTTCCGCCGGAGAAGGTGGAGGAGCCcctgccgccggagccggggACACGTGTGGCTCCGAAGAATCCGAGGATGGGGATGGATGGTGGCAGCCTCGAGGACATTGCGGAGTTTTTTAGCAGTCGGGAGTATGCTTCGGACGAGACGGAGGACAGCAAGAACCCCAAAA GCCGTCATAAGCTGTTCTCAAATGAGGAGAAGGTTCTTCTGAACAAGCGAGTGCCTGATCTGGACGCCGCTGCTTCT AGTAAATGGCCTCCGCTTCACACCCTTGCTGCATCTGGGGATTTCTATCTATTGGATAGTCTTTTAAAACATAATGTGGACATAAACGCGCTCGATAAG GACGGTTTGCCAGCAATTCACAAAGCAATTCTTTCAAAGAAGGCTGCTATTATCAACTACCTTTTAAGGAATTCAGCAAATCCATTCATCCAAGATAAA GATGGTGCAACCCTAATGCATTATGCTGTCCAAGCAGCATGCAGTCAGACCATAAAGACTCTTTTGTTGTACAATGTTGACATCAATCGTCCAGATGAT TATGGATGGACACCTTTGCATCTTGCTGTACAAACACAGAGGACAGACATTGTGAAGCTACTTTTAATAAAGGGTGCTGATAGAAACCTGAAAACCCAA GATGGATTGACCCCTTTGGAGCTGTGCCTCCGGCTGGGTCACCATGCGCGTACATACGAGCTTCTCAAACTACTGAAAAGCTTCAGAGGAAAAAAACAGCGTGATTCAGTTTACCTGGAGGGTGTATAA